The Streptomyces puniciscabiei genomic interval TGCTCTACAAGGTCACCAGCGCGCACGAGGAGGGCGGTGAGCGGGTCTACTCCGTCTCCACCACCCACTTCGAGGGCGACGAGGACGGCAACGTGCAGTGGCTGCACCTCACCGAGGTGGAGTTCGTCGACGGCAAGCTGACCTCCAAGCCGGGCACCGAGCGCAAGATCCCGGCCCAGCTGGTCACCCTCGCCATGGGCTTCACCGGCACCGACCGGGAGAACGGCCTGGTCGAGCAGTTCGGCCTGGACCTCGACGAACGCGGTAACATCGCCCGCGACGCCGACTTCCAGACCAACGTGCCGGGTGTGTTCGTCGCCGGTGACGCCGGCCGCGGCCAGTCCCTCATCGTGTGGGCGATCGCGGAGGGCCGCTCGGCCGCCCGCGGAGTCGACCGCTTCCTGACCGGTGCCAGCGACCTGCCGGCCCCGATCCGCCCGACGGACCGCGCCCTGGCGGTCTGACGGCACCCCTGAAGACGTCCCGTACAACGGCGTACGGAACACTGACGGCGCCTGCCCAACTGTCCCCGACCGGACGCCGGGCAGGCGTCGTTGCATGTCCGGATGCGGGCGCTACTCGTACCAGACACCAGCGAGCGGCCCGCGCTCCGTGACGGCCCGCACCCCGGACGGCAGGACCGCCCTGTCCAGATCACCGCGGATGTGCTGATAGAGCGAGGGTGTGGGCAGGCCGGTGGTCTGGATCCAGCCACGGCCGTGCACATGGCCGGCCGCGATCAGCTCCTCCGTCTGCCCCGCCGGGGCCAGGTCCTTGTGGTACAGCTGACCGATCGTCTGGTCGTCGTCGGCGTAGGCGAACCGTGCCGCGTAGGCGTACCGGTCGGCGTTCAGCCAGACGTAGAGCACGACGGGCTTGTCCAGCACCGTACGGAACCACCGCGCCGACCGGTCGGCCAGTTCCTCGACGGTGCCGGTGGCCTCCAGACCCCAGCCGGAGGGACGGTCGGTCAGGGTGAACATCTGGTTGTGCAGACGGTCACCGCGGACCCGGTCGCCGTAGAAGTGCACGCCGACGTCGATCAGATGCCGGCGCGCCCCGGGGTCGCCGAAGGACAGGCAGGCGACCAGCGAGTCCCAGCCGTCCGACCGGAAGATGTCTCCGTCGACACGGGCCTCGGCCCAGCCGGCGGTGCGCTCCCGCAGCGCGGCCGCGAAGGCGCGCTCCTCGTCGGTGAACTCGAACTCTTCGTCGTCCTCCGGTTCGATGACGAACCACGGGTGCTCAGGCATGGCCGGAAGCGTACGGTCGGCCCCGCGGGCCGGACACCTGGTTTTCCCGTGCCGGCTCAGGCCGTCAGCGACGTCACCTTCATCCAGGTCAGGACCAGCAGCAGCGCGAGCACCGCCACGCACACGCCCGCCTGGATCGGCGTGCGCCGGCCGTCCCGGGGCGCGTAGGCGTAGGCCAGCGTCACCACTCCGCCCGCGAGCAGGCCGCCGAGATGGGCCTGCCAGGAGGTCAGCCATGCGGAGATCACCAGCCAGGCCAGCAGCCCGCCCATGTACTGGTTGACCGCCCGCATGTCGTAGCCGAGGCGACGCCCCATCACGTAGTAGGCCGCGCCCAGACCGAAGATCGCGCCGGACGCGCCGACCGTGAACGACGTGGGGGCGAGCAGCAGCACCAGCACCGAGCCGCCCAGCGCCGACAGCAGATACAGCGCGAGGTAGCGGGCGCGGCCGAGCTGCGCCTCGACCACCCGGCCGAGGTTCCACAGCGCGAGCATGTTGAACAGGACGTGCGTGATGCCGAACGTCCCCTCGCCGGGCGTCAGATGCAGGAAGGCGCCGGTCAGCAGTCGGTACCACTCGCCGTGGGCGACACCCTCCGGGAGGTATCCCGCGGGCACGGTGCCGAGCATGGCGAACCGGTCCTCGACCGACGGCCGCGCCAACTCGGCCAGGTAGGCGAGCAGGTTGAGCCCGATGAGGAGGTAGGTCACCAGCCGTACCGCGCTGACCCGGCCGCCGAACGCCGTGCGCGCCCGGCGGACCGACCGCGCGCCCTC includes:
- a CDS encoding rhomboid family intramembrane serine protease; translated protein: MTAESAVTTCFRHPKVESHVRCTRCDRYICPDCMREAAVGHQCVECVKEGARSVRRARTAFGGRVSAVRLVTYLLIGLNLLAYLAELARPSVEDRFAMLGTVPAGYLPEGVAHGEWYRLLTGAFLHLTPGEGTFGITHVLFNMLALWNLGRVVEAQLGRARYLALYLLSALGGSVLVLLLAPTSFTVGASGAIFGLGAAYYVMGRRLGYDMRAVNQYMGGLLAWLVISAWLTSWQAHLGGLLAGGVVTLAYAYAPRDGRRTPIQAGVCVAVLALLLVLTWMKVTSLTA